A DNA window from Vigna radiata var. radiata cultivar VC1973A unplaced genomic scaffold, Vradiata_ver6 scaffold_171, whole genome shotgun sequence contains the following coding sequences:
- the LOC106780247 gene encoding U6 snRNA phosphodiesterase isoform X1 has translation MEALKSCYGDGSSDSDSESVPSAPTSAPSAVFTPLPPPPISLLDPSAFLDLQTGQTTRVRSFPHVDGNYALHIYIPINISSPSKKELSAFLKKVSSREPNLNVIDVDVPLNVLCKNDEKLEQVALGREFHISLGRTVPIRVHQIDSVISMLKQKLQIQRQFWIDFNKWEVFVNDDHTRTFLSVEVVQGGLIEITKQIEAVNTVYRLHNLAEFYKDPHPHISLAWALGDISHSLKKVVDEEMKCAVGKSFKKSIFSCKFKGIECKIGKKAYTICKIPDGH, from the exons ATGGAGGCACTGAAATCATGTTATGGGGATGGATCTTCTGATTCGGATTCTGAATCTGTACCGTCAGCTCCAACCTCTGCTCCCTCAGCTGTATTTACACCCCTGCCACCACCTCCCATCTCTCTCCTTGACCCATCAGCATTTCTTG ATCTGCAGACAGGTCAGACAACAAGAGTTAGGAGCTTCCCTCATGTCGATGGTAACTATGCCTTGCATATTTACATACCAA TTAACATTTCATCTCCATCGAAGAAAGAACTATCTGCTTTCTTGAAAAAAGTTTCGTCTCGGGAACCAAATCTTAATGTTATTGATGTTGATGTCCCATTAAACGTGCTCTGCAAAAATGACGAGAAGCTCGAACAAGTTGCCTTAGGAAGAGAATTTCATATAAGTTTGGGAAGAACTGTTCCAATACGAGTGCACCAGATTGACTCAGTGATCTCAATGCTGAAACAGAAGCTTCAAATTCAGCGCCA GTTTTGGATAGACTTTAACAAGTGGGAAGTTTTTGTTAATGATGATCACACTCGCACCTTTCTCTCAGTAGAAGTTGTTCAAGGAGGGTTAATAGAG ATTACAAAGCAAATCGAAGCAGTGAATACAGTTTACAGACTTCATAATCTTGCCGAGTTTTACAAG GATCCTCATCCGCACATATCCTTAGCATGGGCACTGGGTGACATTTCCCATTCACTGAAGAAAGTTGTCGACGAGGAAATGAAGTGCGCTGTAGGAAAATCTTTCAAGAAGAGTATTTTTAGCTGTAAATTCAAAGGTATTGAATGTAAGATTGGCAAGAAAGCATATACAATATGCAAAATTCCTGATGGACATTAA
- the LOC106780247 gene encoding U6 snRNA phosphodiesterase isoform X2 — MDLLIRILNLYRQLQPLLPQLYLHPCHHLPSLSLTHQHFLICRQVRQQELGASLMSMVTMPCIFTYQFFFPVNISSPSKKELSAFLKKVSSREPNLNVIDVDVPLNVLCKNDEKLEQVALGREFHISLGRTVPIRVHQIDSVISMLKQKLQIQRQFWIDFNKWEVFVNDDHTRTFLSVEVVQGGLIEITKQIEAVNTVYRLHNLAEFYKDPHPHISLAWALGDISHSLKKVVDEEMKCAVGKSFKKSIFSCKFKGIECKIGKKAYTICKIPDGH; from the exons ATGGATCTTCTGATTCGGATTCTGAATCTGTACCGTCAGCTCCAACCTCTGCTCCCTCAGCTGTATTTACACCCCTGCCACCACCTCCCATCTCTCTCCTTGACCCATCAGCATTTCTTG ATCTGCAGACAGGTCAGACAACAAGAGTTAGGAGCTTCCCTCATGTCGATGGTAACTATGCCTTGCATATTTACATACCAA TTTTTCTTTCCAGTTAACATTTCATCTCCATCGAAGAAAGAACTATCTGCTTTCTTGAAAAAAGTTTCGTCTCGGGAACCAAATCTTAATGTTATTGATGTTGATGTCCCATTAAACGTGCTCTGCAAAAATGACGAGAAGCTCGAACAAGTTGCCTTAGGAAGAGAATTTCATATAAGTTTGGGAAGAACTGTTCCAATACGAGTGCACCAGATTGACTCAGTGATCTCAATGCTGAAACAGAAGCTTCAAATTCAGCGCCA GTTTTGGATAGACTTTAACAAGTGGGAAGTTTTTGTTAATGATGATCACACTCGCACCTTTCTCTCAGTAGAAGTTGTTCAAGGAGGGTTAATAGAG ATTACAAAGCAAATCGAAGCAGTGAATACAGTTTACAGACTTCATAATCTTGCCGAGTTTTACAAG GATCCTCATCCGCACATATCCTTAGCATGGGCACTGGGTGACATTTCCCATTCACTGAAGAAAGTTGTCGACGAGGAAATGAAGTGCGCTGTAGGAAAATCTTTCAAGAAGAGTATTTTTAGCTGTAAATTCAAAGGTATTGAATGTAAGATTGGCAAGAAAGCATATACAATATGCAAAATTCCTGATGGACATTAA